AACCGGGATGGGCCCTTCGTGGCGGCAGCAGGACTCTCCCCTGCCGACCATAACGCATTGCGCAGGGTGCATGCACCACCACCACTTGGTCCTCCTGCGGCTTTAACGCCTCTGACATGGAAACACCATTGCAGTTCCAGCCGGGCTTCCGctccgagcagcagcagcacggccaGGACAAGCAGAGTCTtctccagcagccacagcagcagcagcagcgcccaTGCCTCCAGTGCAACAACTGTACCTACTATGGGGCCGCTGCGGCAGCGGGGGCTAACCTGCCCTCGCTGCTCCGCACTTCTTCGCCCCTCTCGGGCGCCTTCAGGACTCACTCCTCGCCGCTCTCCATCTCCGCCTCCTCCCGGCAGGGCAGCCAGTTGAACGTCAGCGAGCTCACCCCCTCCAGCCATGCCGGCTCGTCCAGGCAgccccaccagtacccccagtaCCACCAGTGCCatagcctgcagcagcagcaggcagccagtCCCAGCAGCAGTGTCAGCAGCGGCAGCACTCGCCACCACCACTACCAGCAGCGTCGGGAGAGCAATCCCTTCGCCGAAATAGCCATGAGCAGCTGCAGGTACAACGGCGGCATCATGCGGCCGCTCAGCAACCTGAGCTCATCCCGCAGGAACCTGCACGAGCTTGACTCCGAGTCTCAGCCGCTCCAGCCGCCGCTCGCCAGCCCCATAGCCGCTGCCCCGGAGATCGTGGTCTCCAAGCCCGAGCACAACAACTCCAACAACCTGGCGCTCTACGGCTCCGGCGGCACGAACAACGGCGGGGGCAAGTCCAGCAAGAAGAAGAACCAGAACATCGGCTACAAGCTGGGGCACCGCCG
The DNA window shown above is from Aptenodytes patagonicus chromosome W, bAptPat1.pri.cur, whole genome shotgun sequence and carries:
- the LOC143172124 gene encoding LOW QUALITY PROTEIN: small conductance calcium-activated potassium channel protein 2-like (The sequence of the model RefSeq protein was modified relative to this genomic sequence to represent the inferred CDS: deleted 1 base in 1 codon) translates to MLLVLVRPTNRTQRLDSTETGMGPSWRQQDSPLPTITHCAGACTTTTWSSCGFNASDMETPLQFQPGFRSEQQQHGQDKQSLLQQPQQQQQRPCLQCNNCTYYGAAAAAGANLPSLLRTSSPLSGAFRTHSSPLSISASSRQGSQLNVSELTPSSHAGSSRQPHQYPQYHQCHSLQQQQAASPSSSVSSGSTRHHHYQQRRESNPFAEIAMSSCRYNGGIMRPLSNLSSSRRNLHELDSESQPLQPPLASPIAAAPEIVVSKPEHNNSNNLALYGSGGTNNGGGKSSKKKNQNIGYKLGHRRALFEKRKRLSDYALIFGMFGIVVMVIETELSWGAYTKESLYSLALKCLISLSTIILLGLIIVYHAREIQLFMVDNGADDWRIAMTYERIFFICLEILVCAIHPIPGNYTFTWTARLAFSYAPSTTTADVDIILSIPMFLRLYLIARVMLLHSKLFTDASSRSIGALNKINFNTRFVMKTLMTICPGTVLLVFSISLWIIAAWTVRACER